The genomic region GGAGAAACGAGCGGAATGTTCTTTTTATTAGCATTCGGTATGATCTTAACTTGGAGAATAGCGATGCTCATCAAATATTTAAAATTAAAAAAAACGCTGGAAAGCAAAACACTCCTGGCAAGTCAATAAAAAACCGTAACCATATTGTGGTAACGGTTTTTTATTGACTTTTATAATTTGGCTCTAATAAAGAGAGGTAAGGGGTATAGTCGATGTTCTTTTCATCGAGCTTTTTGATTAAAAATTTATGATCACGTTTTGGTGTAGCTAATATGTAACCTTCAATAAGTATATCTCTTGAGATCTCCTTACTATTCCTTTCTAGCGCTAATTGGCCAATCCTGCCGGCTATTTTCTGCTTGGCAACATCCCGGAACAGCTGCGGTACAGGGGATACAAGTTCGTTAAGGAGTTCCTTTTCTTTATCTTTCCAAAGATGGGCCGTTTTTTCTACATAATATTCTTCCCAGTCAAGCGTGGACTTTCCATCCTCTTTTGGCATACGCTTCAAAAACTTCCGAAACATAAAAAAACCGCCAATCCCCATGAAACCAAGCAATATAAATGTCCAGATAATGATGATTGTAATAAATAAATCTGACATATTCCCACCTACTATTTTATCGATATATGTATTCTCATTAAAATATAGCACATTTTTAGGCTGAATTCTATCATGCTACCCCTAAATTACTATAAAAATATTATGTAAACTAAGTGTGAAATTTATGTTATAAAAACCACTTTAATCGAATAAATGTTTTAGGTAGTAAGTTAAACACAGATGTTATAAAAGAGGGATATGCATGAATATCAAAACTAGTATTGCAGGTTATTTATTAGGACTGACTTGTTTTGGGACTGGTGAAATATATTGTTCTGTACAATTACAGGGGCAGGAATTCTTTCCATTCTCCTGGGATTTACGAATGATGATGATGAACTATATTGATTTGTTTATCACTTATATTACGGTGACCATATTGCTTCAGTGGAATGCACTTAAAATGACCAGACAGATAATAAGAAGCCGAACTTTAAGTCTTTGTAGCATGAGTTTATCCTTGCTGCTATTCAGCCTGTTCTGCTTCAGTTTTCCAGGAGTGGTGATGATGAAATTCACCTATTATATAACTTTGGGGAGTTATGACATATTTACCATTACTAGTGTGTTATTGGTGTCGCTCTCCTTTGTTGAATTAATCAGACATTTGTTCGGTATGGAGTTGTGAATGAAATTAGGTAGAATTAAAAAAGCTACCCGAATTTCCAGTAGAAGGAAAATTTGGGTAGCTTTAATAATGCCTGTTTGTTTGATTTTGAGCTATTGATAAATCGTTATAAAATATTATTTGGCGGGATTGTGTGGGAATCGAACCCACCGGAGACGGCACGCGCCTCCCGGACGGTTTTGAAGACCGCGACGGGCACCAGCACCGTAACCAACCCCAGCTGACAGAAAACAATTATACTCTGTCAATATAAAATATGCAAACCATGGGGCTGACAAATGCAATTTAAGCGAATCATCTGTTTTGTATTCTTTCATTGACGAGTGATAAAATGAAATGGAAACATCCGATAAGAACTTGGAATCCACCATAAAATCCTCCTGTATGAAACAGGAGGATTTTATAAAGTGCCAGAATGTATAATGTAT from Virgibacillus sp. MSP4-1 harbors:
- a CDS encoding DUF2621 family protein, with amino-acid sequence MSDLFITIIIIWTFILLGFMGIGGFFMFRKFLKRMPKEDGKSTLDWEEYYVEKTAHLWKDKEKELLNELVSPVPQLFRDVAKQKIAGRIGQLALERNSKEISRDILIEGYILATPKRDHKFLIKKLDEKNIDYTPYLSLLEPNYKSQ